The region GTGTCACTTCTATTGTTCTAGTTCCTTCACGCAGAATTCGATGAACCCAAGCTAAACCAACGTGCCAGTTCTGCTCATCCGAGACTGCCGAGCAAACACAGCTCATTGGACACAGAATCCCACTTGCTGCTTTGGCGCATACTAATGCATTACATGCTCTCAACAGCAAGACAGGGCAAGAAGATCTACTTGTCTTGTGCAGTTTAGCATGTTTATTCTCATGTGAATGGACAGTTCACTGCATATATCCTTCCTCTTGGATTTTACGACATCTTGAATCTTCTCGCTGAGGATCCTGTTGATGTTTTTTTACGACGGGGTCCACGTCCACGCCCTTTTGTAGACCCCAGTGCTTGACCgtggctgcaaaaaagtatttacaACAGTTAATAAGGTGCTGCAGAGATAGCTGCCATATGAAAGGAAGGAGGGGTGTGACAGTAGGATCCAGCAGGTGATTGCAGGGGCATAGTGCACATAACTCCCAACTTGCTATAATAACTAAAGAACTTTAGCCAACTCGCTTCTAGAATTATCATTCACGGTTTCAGATTTAATCTGACGTTTAAAGGTGTCTGATAATTATAAGGCAGCTTATAGCTAAGCAGGCGTACTACTTACCACTTGGCGGCTGTCGCGGCTTTGAGCTGCCAGTGTTTTGCTTCTGGCAtcgtccatattttttttttagcatggtcTCATCATACTCTGCGTTTTTGGATGCCAGCAGAGTTCGCTTTTGCTTCTAAAGAAtgaaaaaactaaaaacacagGATGTGCTGCAACAAGCATACACTACAACACATCGCAGGTTAAATTTCACGAGATTGCACAATCAGACAAGATATAACACTGCACAATGCAAGCACACCTTCTTCTTTTGGGCTGCTGTTTCCTCTTCACATGTCTCACTTGAAGAATCATGCGAATCTAGAATTTTTGGCAttgcaagtcttttttttttcatcctttcctGGATTTCTTTCTCCGACTCTGCAGTGAGAAATTcagacatacacacacatatattatAGTAACCCAGTTCGCGTGGCAAAATCTCATGCAATTAAGGTGCACAAAACTGAGCCATTACCTCCTAGCATCAGGACTTGGGTGCTGTAGTGACTGCTGTCCTTTCCGTCCAGCGGATCTCTCCAGAACGCGGTATACACAGACCGCgtattgaagtctgtgttgtcTTTCGGGTTGAAATTCGTAATATCCTTTGCAGGAATCACGTACAACTTCTTATCTATATCGTGCGCGAACCTGACAACGGCAAACATCGCACGTGTCTGTGGAGCGTGATGCACACCAAGGATCACTAATAACTCTGCAAGCGCAGATCAGCCGCAGATTAATTAACTGAATAAGTTCGGATTAGCGAAGTAATTTAAAAAGCTAAAAGCCGCCACAGTATGATAGAACCGAGAGACGGGGATCGATACTCGTCCGTGCACTCCGAGAAGACAGGGAAAAGGGGGAAAAGAAAGGTAAACAGGTACCCAATGTTGCTATCTCCAAAAATCGACGCGACAAACTTCGGACAAGAAAAAAGGTAGTAAGTAAGCAAGTTTTTCAAAACTGGTTTAAAACAAAACAATTGATACACAGTTACTTATTAAGTTTTAGTGGCATGTTCATGTAATTAAATTTGCTAATTTACTCGTAAATCAGTTCAATGAGCTCTTGAAGGATAGCCACATCGGCATTTTCACCAGTCCAGGTTGTCTAAATCCAATCCAAATCCAACTAGACGCTTCGTTCAACTCGACGACTGTAGTGCAGTGAACTAGTATATTTTCTGTAACTGTAGGGCCTCCTGCAAAATAGGCTAggacacgagttttttttttttttttgtaagggccgcccgatacaaagagaAAGCCCCATATCCAAatcctgcagcagcaacagcaatccCCGCCTAGTGCTTCTCTTCGGTCGACGTTCAAGTGCTATTCGGATGGTGGCCGTGGTATTATTGTCACAGTGAGCTGAAAGAATGGGCCGCAGGAATAAGCGGTGCCGGCGTTGTCTTGACCCAGGCAGCGATGCTGGTCTTCCGACTTCCACCAGAAGTTATCTTCGGATGTCTGCGCACCCACCGTCTCCAGCTGAAGGGCCTACGCGGTAATCGTCGCCAGTGCAAGGGGATACGCACCCGACGTCAACAGCGCAAGGATCTCCGCGGCTGCTACCATCGCCAGCGCAAGGATCTACACGCTAAGCTTCGCCAGAGCAAGGACCTACGCGGTCATCTTCACCAGCGCAGACATCACCACAGGCCACGCATCATGATGGGGATGATTATGGCAGCAGCTATAATTGGTCAGGTCCTACGGAAACTCCTACATCGTCGAGCAATCACACGCAACTGCCTGACTTTTCCGAGCACCCTGAGACGTCAGATCAGACGCAATGCAGTAATTTAACTGTTGAGGACTTCCTTGCACTGACTGTGAATTTTGCCATTGAGTGTGGATTGTCTTGGAAGGCAATCAAAGCGCTTCAAAGACTGATATTATATATTCTTGATAGGCATGATCTTCCATTGACGAAGTATCGTTTTAAGAAAAGCGTTGGAGTTGGAATTCACAAGGCGAAGTTCCACTTTTACTGCTAGCCGTGCATGAAGCTTGTCGCAGAAGCTTGTCACTGTGTTTCTTTATTTAGTTACACCTGTCTCCCAATAAATACTCAAGTTTCAAGCGCTGAAGCAGTTGCCAAATGGCTGTTAATACACACCTTCTGAATGAAACTAGTCATGTCTAGTTGGTTTCCAACTAGCTAGGTCATCTAATCCAATACACGCCAGGTTGAATTCCCAGCTGATCAGTTTTTC is a window of Amblyomma americanum isolate KBUSLIRL-KWMA chromosome 4, ASM5285725v1, whole genome shotgun sequence DNA encoding:
- the LOC144128033 gene encoding BEN domain-containing protein 5-like; the encoded protein is MFAVVRFAHDIDKKLYVIPAKDITNFNPKDNTDFNTRSVYTAFWRDPLDGKDSSHYSTQVLMLGESEKEIQERMKKKRLAMPKILDSHDSSSETCEEETAAQKKKFFHSLEAKANSAGIQKRRV